In Agarivorans gilvus, one genomic interval encodes:
- the tssM gene encoding type VI secretion system membrane subunit TssM, with protein MFSSSFFRRLIQGFRSKWAMTLLGFLALAFLIWFGGPLIAIAGAEPLVSATARWLVIVLLALSCVLYQFWQHIRNAKQNQQAVQSLLDGEEEHDEESLREVETLRERVVTALDVLKNSSLAKGQGVYQLPWYIMIGPPGTGKTTALQNSGLEFPLKDKLGEDPLAGVGGTRHCDWWFTNKAVLIDTAGRYTTQDSNNSKDSRAWLGFLGLLKKYRTKRPINGAIVTVSLASLTQQTRTERNLHARAIKQRIQELKNQLGMQFPVYVVLTKADLIAGFSEFFADLNANEREQIWGITFPLVAENQDAGVVGLFNREFHSLLKRIQGRLNVRLQQERDIDKRTLIYEFPKQMHLLQASIDDFLKEIFSPNAFEEAPMLRGLYIASATQEGKPIDRVMAETSNGLGLGQVPLKQQGGESKGYFIKRLLEEVIFPEKFVGSVNRHHQKNSMWLRRGLAVACVVSLLACSGLWYRSYSWNMQLVDQSEAAVKKYQNIVKPGLSSDTDVITLVQALNALRDLPAGYSQQLVDNGVYRMGLYQGEKIGQPAQAAYQRALQGYFATYLTDAMTKELADNEQYLEYLYETLKAYLMIYDAEHREIEQIYSWFEVFYERRLPGEINQSLRQDLMAHTRNLFSEGINLVPVKQNAIAQARSVLTRMPLAERAYQRLRIEFLSSHVADFRLSDVFGRQGRQVFMRISGAPLHEGIPGLYTYSGFHGLFRIENNRIVKRLMEDSWVYGDSLSIDEATRDEVVKAVSERYFRDYIYEWEQLLADVQLKPYVSAKDGAEQLKNLTGSERPLQSFILAVQKELRLTDIALSDNSKVAAEVAGNVADVALKNQKARINRFLPNDMSQAKISMPGEEVEAEFTELLGITETDLEGLHASLLQLRDYLELLAESNNKRAYTSLMDENSQSAVTSALRRSRKHLPAPFASWVSELSSQTSALAKRGAQVHVNAIWKDSVYKEYRTAIRGKYPFNSRASDEVRLKDFSRFFGFGGTMDSFFERYLKSSVDTSKRNWKLERSVGIDPSSLKVFQQARRIRDVFFEPGTQNPRVEFGLKPIYLDGHINNFRIELGEQELVYRHGPQRTSHFIWPTESNRSTRLAFVPPKSGHSISETYPGYWGLFRMLDDLAKQRPDSRKDNLLDIEFKGNKVQLELIPATAMHPFWSNDLARFSCPVTL; from the coding sequence ATGTTTAGTAGTTCTTTTTTTAGGCGTTTAATACAAGGCTTCAGGTCTAAGTGGGCGATGACCTTATTGGGCTTTTTGGCCTTGGCCTTTCTTATCTGGTTTGGCGGACCCTTGATCGCGATTGCTGGAGCAGAACCCTTGGTGAGTGCTACCGCTCGCTGGCTGGTGATAGTCTTGCTCGCCTTGAGTTGTGTGCTTTATCAGTTTTGGCAGCACATCCGTAACGCTAAACAAAATCAGCAAGCCGTGCAGTCCTTACTGGATGGAGAAGAAGAGCATGATGAAGAGAGCCTCCGGGAAGTAGAGACCTTACGCGAACGGGTGGTGACTGCCCTAGATGTCTTGAAAAATTCGAGCTTGGCCAAAGGTCAAGGGGTGTACCAATTGCCTTGGTACATCATGATCGGCCCTCCTGGTACGGGTAAAACGACAGCATTACAAAATTCAGGGCTAGAGTTTCCTCTCAAAGATAAATTAGGCGAAGACCCTCTGGCTGGAGTGGGGGGCACACGTCACTGCGACTGGTGGTTTACCAATAAGGCGGTATTAATTGATACCGCCGGGCGTTATACCACGCAAGACAGCAATAACAGTAAGGACTCGCGTGCTTGGTTGGGGTTCTTAGGTTTATTGAAAAAGTACCGCACCAAACGTCCCATTAACGGAGCCATTGTTACCGTTAGCTTAGCCAGTCTTACTCAGCAAACCCGTACTGAACGAAATCTGCATGCACGGGCAATTAAGCAACGCATTCAAGAATTAAAGAATCAATTAGGAATGCAATTTCCAGTTTATGTGGTGTTAACCAAAGCGGATTTAATTGCAGGTTTTAGTGAGTTTTTTGCCGATCTTAATGCCAATGAACGAGAGCAAATATGGGGCATTACCTTTCCACTAGTGGCTGAAAATCAAGATGCCGGCGTAGTGGGATTATTTAATCGCGAGTTTCATAGCTTATTGAAACGAATTCAGGGGCGTTTAAACGTTCGTCTACAGCAAGAGCGAGACATTGATAAACGAACGCTTATATATGAATTCCCAAAGCAAATGCATCTTTTACAGGCGAGTATTGATGACTTTTTGAAAGAGATCTTCTCTCCCAATGCTTTTGAAGAGGCGCCAATGTTACGTGGTTTGTACATTGCCAGTGCAACCCAAGAGGGCAAACCTATTGACCGTGTAATGGCGGAAACCTCGAATGGTTTGGGTCTGGGGCAAGTTCCCCTCAAGCAGCAAGGTGGGGAAAGTAAAGGTTATTTTATTAAGCGCTTGCTGGAAGAGGTGATCTTCCCTGAGAAATTTGTCGGTTCGGTTAACCGCCACCATCAAAAAAACAGTATGTGGCTTCGCCGGGGGCTTGCAGTAGCTTGTGTAGTGAGCTTATTGGCTTGCAGTGGTCTTTGGTATCGCAGTTATAGCTGGAACATGCAGTTGGTTGACCAAAGTGAAGCGGCTGTGAAGAAGTACCAAAATATAGTTAAGCCCGGCCTTAGCAGCGATACCGATGTGATTACCTTGGTACAGGCTCTCAATGCTCTCAGAGACTTACCCGCAGGTTATAGCCAACAGCTAGTTGATAACGGCGTATATCGAATGGGCTTATATCAAGGTGAAAAAATTGGCCAGCCAGCGCAAGCCGCCTACCAGCGAGCCTTACAAGGTTATTTTGCGACTTACCTGACCGATGCGATGACCAAGGAACTAGCCGATAACGAGCAATATCTAGAGTACTTGTATGAAACATTAAAAGCGTACTTGATGATCTATGACGCCGAGCATCGAGAAATTGAGCAAATATATAGTTGGTTTGAAGTTTTTTATGAACGCCGTTTGCCCGGTGAAATTAATCAGTCACTGCGTCAAGACTTAATGGCCCACACGCGTAACCTTTTCTCTGAAGGCATCAACCTGGTGCCGGTTAAGCAAAATGCCATTGCTCAGGCGCGTAGCGTGTTAACACGCATGCCCTTGGCGGAACGCGCCTATCAGCGTTTACGTATAGAGTTTTTGTCGAGCCATGTCGCTGATTTCAGATTGAGCGACGTGTTTGGACGTCAAGGACGTCAGGTCTTTATGCGAATCAGTGGGGCTCCTTTGCATGAGGGCATCCCTGGCTTATATACCTACAGTGGATTTCATGGTCTGTTTCGTATTGAAAATAACCGCATCGTTAAGCGCTTAATGGAAGACAGCTGGGTGTATGGAGATAGTTTATCTATTGATGAAGCTACTCGTGACGAAGTGGTTAAGGCGGTAAGTGAACGTTATTTCCGAGACTATATCTATGAATGGGAACAACTGCTAGCCGATGTGCAATTAAAGCCTTATGTCTCAGCTAAGGATGGCGCGGAGCAGTTGAAAAATTTGACCGGCTCAGAGCGGCCCTTACAAAGCTTCATTTTAGCGGTGCAAAAGGAGCTTCGTTTAACCGACATTGCGCTAAGTGATAATTCTAAAGTTGCTGCCGAAGTTGCAGGTAATGTCGCCGATGTGGCCCTGAAAAACCAAAAGGCTCGCATTAACCGTTTTCTGCCTAATGATATGTCTCAGGCCAAGATTTCAATGCCGGGCGAAGAAGTCGAGGCGGAATTTACCGAGTTACTCGGCATCACAGAGACGGACTTAGAAGGCTTGCATGCGTCATTGCTGCAACTTCGCGATTATTTGGAATTACTGGCAGAGTCAAACAATAAGCGGGCTTATACCAGTTTAATGGATGAAAATAGTCAATCTGCGGTCACCAGTGCTTTGCGTCGCTCACGCAAGCATTTACCTGCTCCCTTCGCCTCTTGGGTTAGTGAATTATCTAGTCAGACTTCAGCGCTGGCCAAACGAGGGGCTCAAGTTCATGTAAATGCTATCTGGAAGGACAGTGTATATAAGGAATATCGTACCGCTATTCGCGGTAAATATCCGTTTAACAGCCGAGCCTCAGATGAAGTACGTTTAAAAGACTTCAGCCGTTTCTTTGGCTTTGGCGGCACCATGGACAGCTTTTTTGAGCGTTATTTGAAATCCTCAGTGGATACCAGCAAACGTAATTGGAAGCTGGAACGCTCAGTGGGTATCGACCCCAGTTCGCTCAAGGTATTTCAGCAAGCTAGACGGATCCGCGATGTGTTCTTTGAGCCTGGTACGCAAAATCCTCGAGTGGAGTTTGGCCTTAAACCGATATACCTGGATGGCCATATCAATAACTTTCGTATTGAGCTCGGTGAGCAAGAGCTGGTCTATCGCCATGGGCCTCAGCGAACCTCTCATTTCATTTGGCCTACAGAATCAAATCGAAGTACCCGCTTGGCATTTGTTCCACCTAAGTCGGGCCATTCTATCTCAGAAACCTATCCGGGTTATTGGGGCTTGTTTCGAATGCTGGATGACTTAGCCAAGCAGCGCCCCGACAGCCGTAAAGACAACCTGCTGGATATCGAATTTAAGGGCAATAAGGTTCAGCTCGAACTCATCCCGGCTACGGCCATGCATCCATTTTGGTCGAATGACTTAGCGAGGTTCTCATGTCCAGTAACGCTATAG
- the tssL gene encoding type VI secretion system protein TssL, long form, with the protein MSEATVMKPRPGSRGAQKSTSELGKIAASAAEAECTVVITPSKNKERGVQLPKFGDNPLIDEASALLSMVGQIRCTAKHGDIASLRQVCIDKIRDYEANLRHQQISAEVIEAARYCVCCFIDETVLNTSWGGQSIWASDSLLSTFHSQTWGGEHFFTLLDENLAAPYAKTQLLELQYLCLSLGFVGKMRVEQQGSDKLEAYRQQAFEHLQTIHGEPDIELSPNSIKSVTIGSEANGGLPLWVIGAIYGVILLSIYMACSYFINNYSDQVFNQLNQLARWESTDAEVLTVDDQQVLMLQQRLQTEVERQLLEISPLNDRIRITIKSSELFGPGSAEVKSSVVPVLQKLSRALESTSGRILITGHTDSQPIFTSRYPSNWHLSLARATAVANTMSVGTLLQGRLWPEGRGDSDPRAGNNTESERALNRRVEIDLLY; encoded by the coding sequence ATGTCTGAAGCAACGGTAATGAAGCCTAGACCTGGTAGTCGTGGGGCTCAAAAATCGACCAGTGAGCTAGGTAAAATAGCTGCCTCAGCGGCCGAGGCGGAATGTACGGTAGTGATTACCCCTTCAAAAAATAAGGAACGAGGAGTACAGCTACCTAAGTTTGGAGATAACCCGCTAATAGATGAAGCGAGTGCCTTGTTGTCGATGGTGGGACAAATTCGCTGCACGGCTAAGCACGGTGATATCGCCTCTTTACGCCAAGTCTGTATTGATAAAATTCGCGATTACGAAGCCAATTTACGTCATCAGCAAATCAGTGCTGAGGTGATTGAAGCCGCTCGTTATTGCGTCTGCTGCTTCATTGACGAAACGGTATTAAATACCAGTTGGGGTGGGCAATCTATATGGGCTAGCGATAGCTTACTCTCCACATTTCATTCGCAAACTTGGGGCGGTGAGCATTTTTTTACATTGCTTGATGAGAACCTCGCCGCGCCCTATGCCAAAACACAGTTATTGGAGCTGCAGTACCTATGTTTGTCTTTGGGCTTCGTCGGCAAGATGCGAGTCGAGCAACAAGGTAGCGATAAGCTTGAAGCCTATCGACAACAGGCTTTCGAGCATTTGCAAACCATTCACGGTGAGCCAGATATCGAGCTCTCGCCAAACAGTATCAAGAGCGTCACGATTGGCAGTGAAGCCAATGGTGGACTACCTCTGTGGGTTATCGGTGCTATCTACGGGGTGATTTTACTTTCCATTTACATGGCTTGTAGCTACTTCATTAATAACTATTCAGATCAGGTGTTTAATCAACTCAATCAGTTAGCGAGGTGGGAGTCGACGGATGCCGAAGTGCTTACGGTTGATGACCAACAAGTTTTAATGCTGCAGCAGCGTTTGCAAACCGAAGTTGAACGCCAATTACTTGAAATTAGTCCTCTGAATGACCGAATTCGCATCACCATCAAGTCTAGTGAATTGTTTGGCCCAGGAAGCGCAGAAGTTAAGTCTTCGGTTGTTCCTGTTCTGCAAAAACTATCGAGGGCATTGGAATCGACCTCCGGCCGAATACTCATCACCGGTCATACCGATAGCCAACCCATTTTCACTAGTCGTTATCCATCGAATTGGCACCTGTCTTTAGCTAGGGCTACTGCGGTGGCTAACACCATGTCGGTGGGAACCTTATTACAGGGACGCTTATGGCCTGAAGGGCGCGGAGACTCGGACCCTCGAGCTGGAAATAATACCGAATCTGAGCGGGCGTTAAACCGCCGTGTAGAAATTGATTTGCTCTATTAG
- the tssK gene encoding type VI secretion system baseplate subunit TssK, protein MSDFCRVAWSEGMFLRPQHFQQQERSLNFQMQQSLFQQSSYYWGISELELNQALLGNGKFGFTSIKACLPDGATMISPLRDPLPEPLTLNSGVRDQLVYLVLPSEKSDGLNVSAAGSCVTRYRFVDHEVVDTNIGNDAVEVVQLAQAGFELKLESDSLSGYDTLAIAKIVEVSEEGKVTLDEKFIPACLDAQANPILQRQLSEIHGMLRQRATALAARLGAGQGSASSIADFLMLQLLNRFDALLGHIITTHGLHPERLYQELAALAGEIATFSSKQKRPPELPIYQHDELTRVFGDLMVVLNQFMSMVLEQTAVQINLEETSYGIRVAQVQDKGLLERAEFVLAVNANISADELRKRFPAQVKIGPVEHIRDLVNNQLPGIAAIGLPVAPRQIPYHAGFHYFKLDKSNDYWSRLSASGGVAIHLSGRYPDLEMQIWAISQ, encoded by the coding sequence ATGAGTGACTTTTGTCGTGTGGCTTGGAGCGAAGGTATGTTCTTGCGGCCACAACATTTTCAGCAGCAAGAGCGAAGCCTGAATTTTCAGATGCAGCAAAGCTTATTTCAGCAATCTAGTTATTATTGGGGAATCAGTGAACTAGAGCTGAACCAAGCCTTATTAGGAAATGGCAAGTTTGGCTTTACCAGCATTAAAGCATGCTTACCGGACGGTGCAACCATGATAAGCCCGCTCCGAGACCCATTGCCTGAGCCTTTGACTCTCAATAGTGGTGTGCGAGATCAGCTGGTCTATCTGGTGTTGCCGAGCGAGAAATCAGATGGTCTTAATGTTTCTGCTGCAGGAAGTTGTGTTACTCGTTATCGCTTCGTCGACCATGAAGTCGTCGATACTAATATTGGAAATGATGCGGTTGAAGTGGTGCAACTGGCCCAAGCGGGTTTTGAGTTAAAACTAGAGAGCGATAGCTTGTCCGGTTACGACACACTCGCTATTGCCAAGATAGTGGAAGTCTCAGAAGAGGGGAAGGTGACCTTAGATGAGAAGTTTATTCCTGCCTGCCTAGACGCTCAGGCTAATCCCATATTGCAACGTCAGCTTAGTGAAATTCATGGCATGTTACGTCAGCGAGCAACCGCGTTAGCGGCTCGTCTTGGCGCAGGGCAAGGTAGCGCTAGCTCAATTGCCGACTTTTTAATGTTACAGCTATTAAATCGTTTTGATGCCTTGCTGGGGCACATCATTACCACCCATGGTTTACACCCCGAGCGTTTATATCAAGAGCTTGCGGCATTAGCCGGTGAAATTGCGACTTTTTCCAGTAAGCAAAAAAGGCCTCCTGAGTTACCCATTTATCAACACGATGAACTTACCCGAGTGTTTGGCGACCTAATGGTTGTTCTTAACCAGTTTATGAGCATGGTATTAGAGCAAACCGCTGTGCAAATTAATCTAGAAGAAACCAGTTACGGGATCCGAGTTGCACAAGTTCAAGACAAAGGTTTGTTAGAGCGTGCTGAATTTGTGCTGGCAGTAAATGCCAATATCAGCGCTGATGAGCTGCGCAAGCGTTTCCCCGCGCAAGTCAAAATTGGCCCTGTAGAACATATACGAGATTTGGTGAATAACCAGTTGCCAGGGATTGCGGCAATTGGCTTGCCGGTGGCGCCTCGGCAAATTCCTTATCACGCAGGTTTTCATTATTTCAAATTGGATAAAAGCAACGATTACTGGTCACGCCTTAGTGCTAGTGGTGGCGTAGCTATTCACTTATCGGGTCGTTATCCCGATCTTGAAATGCAAATTTGGGCGATCAGCCAGTAA
- the tssJ gene encoding type VI secretion system lipoprotein TssJ, translating to MSNIGKLVLSALLSISILGCTVANYVVEPYSKLQFHVAENVNPDITGRASPVVVKVFELSSRTLFDSQDFFALYDDASSVLGPDLINRTEFEFEPGSEHEYKLSLMPGVRYAGVLVAYRDIDTASWREVVAVNPTEYKTFDIHVGELAVFVGNP from the coding sequence ATGAGCAATATAGGGAAATTAGTACTTAGTGCGCTACTGAGTATCTCAATACTAGGCTGCACGGTGGCTAACTATGTAGTCGAACCATATTCAAAATTACAATTTCACGTCGCTGAAAATGTTAATCCTGATATTACTGGCCGAGCCTCTCCAGTGGTGGTTAAGGTATTTGAACTGTCCTCGCGTACCTTATTTGATAGTCAGGACTTCTTTGCTTTATACGATGATGCTTCATCGGTATTAGGGCCTGATCTTATTAATCGTACTGAGTTTGAATTCGAACCGGGTAGTGAACACGAATATAAATTGTCATTAATGCCTGGCGTGCGCTACGCCGGTGTGTTGGTAGCCTATCGCGACATCGATACGGCCAGTTGGCGCGAAGTGGTTGCTGTAAATCCTACAGAATATAAAACCTTCGACATTCACGTTGGTGAATTAGCCGTCTTTGTTGGCAACCCATAG
- a CDS encoding serine/threonine-protein kinase, giving the protein MEGEKKGNEPQKNKGIDKTINPNTGVSKSKDNNIKPQANQKVLKRVIKKRYQIEGLVGHGGMCDVYRAKDLLLEAAGDSQPYVAIKLLQKEFYDQPDAARILIREARKTQRLSHPNIIRVHDFGVDQEDYYLVMEWLDGQTLDEVIKSHRPNGLAFKNSLALLKQLISALRYAHANGVVHADLKPGNIMLSRDGTIKIFDFGVSRALNLNADQYAADKPEDTSPVSGFTPTYASPELLSGAAPSIADDVFAFSCIAYELLSSKHPFNRKTANQAKQQNIKPSKPKQAPLLRWPILKNSLNLDSAKRISDLDKIEKSLTKRYLAPSFSVVVIAALIGASLYGYQQLDQQLATNKQQLALLQQQNLTAQELLALSPQQFLPKLETIPADLHLPKQALLRDKRRLVIEYYEKKIDDLLNNRNDAYPDYYAIQSLLQQANQIYPDSYALALIAENISQGWMGTIEALNQRLNTHLEQGRYQHSEQGDDIYTIYSDLKQVKTDYQFSPNEKSIETFAKSFDKAAAELNVVPLAQVLEAGETFFANIDSQQQRISNGLELKHAITAMAEYQEAIDNDSPAEFPYQAAELFYQDHFQHMQTRISQLTRVKSLDKVVKELDKMAKGMPDDFSHLVETRQTIVNKYLRFSDYLLQHRRNKEARAVMKKAQDLMTKVQETHVVRA; this is encoded by the coding sequence ATGGAAGGCGAAAAAAAAGGCAACGAGCCCCAGAAAAATAAAGGGATCGATAAAACAATTAACCCTAATACTGGGGTAAGTAAGTCAAAAGATAACAATATTAAGCCACAAGCTAATCAAAAAGTGCTTAAGCGAGTAATAAAAAAGCGCTATCAAATTGAAGGTTTAGTTGGTCATGGTGGAATGTGTGATGTTTATCGCGCCAAAGACTTACTACTCGAAGCAGCAGGAGATAGCCAGCCCTACGTAGCCATTAAGTTACTGCAAAAAGAATTTTACGATCAGCCTGATGCAGCTAGGATTTTAATTAGAGAAGCACGAAAAACCCAACGCTTAAGCCACCCCAACATTATTCGAGTACACGACTTTGGCGTAGATCAAGAAGACTACTACTTAGTGATGGAGTGGTTAGATGGACAAACCTTAGATGAAGTAATCAAAAGCCATCGACCCAATGGATTAGCCTTCAAAAACAGCCTTGCTCTACTGAAACAACTGATATCGGCTTTACGCTATGCGCATGCTAATGGTGTAGTTCACGCCGATCTAAAACCTGGAAATATCATGCTATCTCGGGACGGTACTATCAAGATTTTTGATTTCGGCGTATCCCGGGCTTTAAACCTTAATGCCGACCAATACGCTGCGGATAAGCCTGAAGATACGTCGCCTGTCAGTGGTTTTACCCCAACTTATGCTTCTCCTGAACTACTCTCAGGAGCGGCTCCGAGTATTGCAGATGACGTATTTGCCTTTAGCTGCATCGCCTACGAACTATTATCGAGCAAGCACCCATTTAATCGAAAAACGGCTAATCAAGCCAAACAACAAAACATCAAACCTAGCAAGCCCAAACAAGCACCGTTATTACGTTGGCCGATCTTAAAAAATAGTTTGAACTTGGATTCAGCAAAACGCATAAGCGATTTAGACAAAATAGAAAAAAGCTTAACCAAACGCTATCTAGCGCCAAGTTTTAGCGTGGTCGTCATCGCCGCCCTCATCGGGGCATCACTTTATGGCTACCAGCAGCTAGATCAGCAACTCGCGACAAATAAACAACAGCTCGCTTTATTACAACAACAAAACCTAACGGCACAAGAGCTACTAGCATTGAGCCCACAACAGTTTTTACCCAAGCTAGAAACCATTCCGGCAGATCTACACCTGCCCAAGCAGGCTTTACTTAGAGACAAACGCCGTTTGGTCATCGAATACTATGAGAAGAAAATTGATGACCTACTTAACAATAGAAACGACGCTTACCCTGATTACTACGCTATTCAGTCGTTGTTACAACAAGCTAATCAAATTTATCCTGATTCTTACGCACTAGCTCTAATTGCTGAAAACATTAGCCAAGGATGGATGGGAACCATTGAAGCGCTAAACCAACGCCTGAATACCCACCTAGAACAAGGCCGCTATCAACATAGTGAACAAGGGGACGATATATACACAATTTATAGCGACTTAAAACAAGTCAAAACCGACTATCAATTTAGCCCGAATGAGAAGTCTATTGAGACTTTCGCCAAATCTTTTGACAAAGCGGCAGCCGAACTAAACGTCGTTCCACTCGCTCAAGTACTAGAAGCAGGCGAAACATTTTTCGCTAACATCGACTCGCAGCAGCAGCGCATAAGCAATGGCCTAGAGTTAAAGCATGCCATAACAGCGATGGCAGAATACCAAGAAGCGATAGACAATGATTCCCCAGCAGAGTTTCCCTACCAAGCTGCAGAGCTGTTTTATCAAGACCATTTCCAACATATGCAAACTCGAATCAGTCAATTAACTCGAGTGAAGTCATTAGATAAAGTAGTCAAAGAGCTTGATAAAATGGCGAAAGGGATGCCTGATGACTTTTCTCATCTAGTCGAAACTCGACAGACCATCGTGAATAAGTACTTACGCTTCTCAGACTATTTGTTACAACATCGTCGCAACAAAGAAGCCAGAGCGGTGATGAAAAAGGCGCAAGACTTAATGACAAAAGTTCAAGAAACTCATGTAGTTCGCGCATAA